One genomic segment of Chloroflexota bacterium includes these proteins:
- the murD gene encoding UDP-N-acetylmuramoyl-L-alanine--D-glutamate ligase gives MANKYAGRRVLIIGAGRQGTALARYLARHGAGVVLNDRRSPAALRTAREQLADLPVRWVTGGHPLEALDGVDLVCPSGGVPLSLPLVQEAVQRGIPLSNEAQIFMEVAPCPVVGITGSAGKTTTTTLVGRMAGAAAEAVRGASYSQLNGAARAAVAGLPRRWRMVWVGGNIGNPLIADVDEMTADDLAVMELSSFQLELMHTAPHVAAVLNITPNHLDRHGTMEAYTAAKARILTFQTPADTAVLGWEDAGAWGLRPQVQGRLLAFGFAPPPDGVDGVFLDGDALALREGGAVCPLFAREVIRLRGEHNVRNVLAASAVAAALGLSAAHMRAGVEGFAGVPHRLELVRVLDGVAWYNDSIATAPERAMAAIRSFDEPIVLLAGGRDKKLPWDAWAALVRQRVRALVVFGEAADLILEALSQAEGPLPETVLRCGSLEDAVRAAYHASQPGDVVLLSPGGTSFDEFRDFAERGERFRAWVNAL, from the coding sequence ATGGCAAATAAATATGCAGGGCGTCGGGTGTTGATCATTGGTGCAGGGCGGCAGGGCACGGCGCTGGCCCGCTACCTGGCGCGCCACGGTGCGGGGGTGGTGCTCAACGACCGCCGCTCGCCCGCAGCCCTTCGCACGGCCCGCGAGCAACTGGCCGATTTGCCCGTCCGCTGGGTGACGGGAGGCCACCCCCTGGAGGCGCTGGACGGCGTGGATCTGGTTTGCCCTTCGGGTGGGGTGCCGCTGAGCCTGCCGCTGGTGCAGGAAGCCGTGCAGCGCGGCATCCCGCTGAGCAACGAAGCGCAGATTTTCATGGAGGTCGCGCCCTGCCCGGTGGTGGGCATTACCGGCTCGGCGGGAAAGACCACCACGACCACGCTGGTGGGGCGGATGGCCGGGGCGGCAGCGGAGGCGGTGCGCGGCGCTTCGTATAGCCAATTAAATGGGGCGGCGCGTGCCGCTGTTGCAGGGCTGCCCAGGCGCTGGCGCATGGTATGGGTGGGCGGCAACATCGGCAACCCGCTCATCGCCGATGTGGACGAGATGACTGCCGACGACCTCGCGGTGATGGAACTTTCCAGTTTCCAGTTAGAGTTGATGCACACCGCCCCGCACGTTGCCGCGGTGCTCAACATCACGCCCAACCACCTCGACCGCCACGGCACCATGGAAGCCTACACCGCGGCCAAAGCCCGCATTCTGACCTTCCAAACGCCGGCCGACACCGCGGTGTTGGGCTGGGAAGATGCCGGGGCCTGGGGGCTGCGCCCGCAGGTGCAGGGACGGTTGCTGGCTTTTGGGTTTGCCCCGCCCCCCGATGGGGTGGATGGCGTGTTCCTCGACGGCGATGCCCTGGCCCTGCGGGAAGGCGGCGCCGTGTGCCCGCTGTTCGCTCGCGAGGTCATTCGCCTGCGCGGCGAGCACAATGTGCGTAATGTGTTGGCCGCGAGCGCGGTAGCGGCCGCGTTGGGGCTTTCCGCTGCACACATGCGGGCAGGGGTCGAGGGCTTCGCTGGCGTGCCCCACCGGCTGGAACTGGTGCGGGTGCTCGATGGCGTGGCGTGGTACAACGATTCCATCGCTACCGCGCCGGAACGAGCCATGGCCGCCATTCGGTCGTTTGACGAGCCGATTGTGCTGCTGGCAGGCGGGCGTGACAAAAAACTGCCCTGGGATGCGTGGGCTGCGCTGGTGCGCCAGCGGGTGCGGGCACTGGTGGTTTTTGGCGAGGCTGCCGACCTGATTTTGGAGGCGCTCTCCCAGGCCGAGGGGCCGTTGCCCGAAACCGTGTTGCGCTGTGGTTCGCTGGAAGACGCGGTGCGGGCAGCCTATCATGCCTCCCAGCCGGGCGACGTGGTGTTGCTTTCCCCCGGCGGCACCAGTTTCGACGAGTTCCGCGATTTTGCCGAGCGCGGTGAGAGGTTTAGAGCATGGGTCAACGCACTGTGA
- the murG gene encoding undecaprenyldiphospho-muramoylpentapeptide beta-N-acetylglucosaminyltransferase translates to MIPVRLLICAGGTGGGVYPALSVLQALGDRAEAVLWVGGQGGMEADLVQRAGVPFRAVPAAGVHGVGLRRLPGNTWQLLRGYREARRVLRDFRPDVLFFTGGYVAVPVGLAGRRIPTVLYVPDIEPGLALKTLARLADRIALTAPAAQAFFPRHRGLVVTGYPVRADLLRWSRQEAREHFGLPADAPVLLVFGGSKGARSINRALLGGLEALLPQMHILHLTGRLDWEEVAAAREALPESLRRRYLAFPYLHEAMGAALAAADLVVSRAGASVLGEFPLFGLPAVLVPYPYAWRYQQVNAAYLADRGAARILPDEHLAERLVPVVQELMADEAARAQMTEAMRALARPDAARRIAAVLLETAGEEVPQ, encoded by the coding sequence GTGATACCGGTGCGGTTGTTGATTTGCGCCGGGGGCACCGGCGGCGGCGTGTATCCCGCGCTGTCGGTGCTTCAGGCACTGGGCGATAGGGCCGAAGCGGTGCTGTGGGTGGGCGGCCAGGGCGGCATGGAAGCCGACCTGGTTCAGCGCGCCGGGGTGCCGTTCCGTGCCGTGCCCGCTGCCGGGGTGCACGGGGTGGGCTTGCGGCGGTTGCCGGGCAATACCTGGCAGTTGCTGCGCGGCTACCGGGAAGCCCGCCGCGTGCTGCGCGATTTCCGCCCCGATGTGCTCTTCTTCACCGGCGGTTATGTGGCCGTGCCGGTGGGGCTGGCAGGACGGCGCATTCCCACCGTGCTCTATGTGCCCGACATCGAGCCGGGGCTGGCGCTCAAAACCCTGGCCCGTTTGGCCGACCGCATTGCCTTGACCGCCCCTGCTGCGCAGGCGTTCTTCCCGCGGCATCGCGGCCTGGTGGTGACGGGCTACCCCGTGCGGGCCGACCTGTTGCGCTGGTCGCGGCAAGAGGCCCGCGAGCATTTTGGCTTGCCCGCCGATGCGCCGGTGCTGCTGGTGTTTGGCGGCAGCAAAGGGGCGCGTTCCATCAACCGGGCTTTGCTGGGCGGCCTGGAAGCCCTGCTGCCGCAGATGCACATTTTGCACCTTACCGGCCGCCTGGATTGGGAAGAGGTCGCGGCAGCCCGAGAGGCGCTTCCCGAGTCTCTGCGGCGCCGTTACCTGGCCTTCCCTTATCTGCACGAGGCGATGGGGGCGGCGCTCGCCGCTGCCGATTTGGTGGTTTCCCGCGCGGGGGCATCGGTATTGGGCGAATTCCCGCTGTTTGGCCTGCCTGCCGTGCTGGTGCCTTACCCCTACGCCTGGCGCTACCAGCAGGTCAACGCCGCTTATCTGGCCGACCGCGGCGCAGCCCGCATTTTGCCCGATGAGCACCTGGCCGAGCGTTTGGTGCCAGTGGTGCAGGAACTGATGGCCGATGAGGCTGCCCGTGCCCAAATGACCGAAGCCATGCGCGCCTTGGCCCGCCCCGATGCTGCTCGCCGCATCGCTGCGGTGCTGCTGGAAACCGCGGGCGAGGAGGTGCCCCAATGA
- a CDS encoding phospho-N-acetylmuramoyl-pentapeptide-transferase — protein sequence MITSPAPTTLALSLAALSFVLTVIWGDPLLQILRHFKVGKIIRLEGPQRHFSKLGTPTMGGVMIVLPVTFIILLLNAGWILGATYSGRSVLLPLAVLLGFAAIGAVDDWAGLRGRKGEGLRARTKFGLQTLLALGAAFGLQHYLQVPELLIPGVLHPLTLGWLYIPLATFVIVASSNAINLTDGLDGLAGLIAATAFAAYGGIALMQGQIYLARFAFTLVGSIFGFLWFNVHPAQLFMGDTGSLSLGAALGVVALMTGQWLLLPLIAIVPVAEALSVILQVGYFKLTGGRRLFKMSPLHHHFELLGWSETQVVQRFWLISLLAAMIGVAIAVGYGK from the coding sequence ATGATTACCAGCCCTGCCCCTACCACGCTCGCCCTCAGCCTCGCGGCCTTGAGTTTCGTGTTGACCGTGATTTGGGGCGACCCCCTGCTGCAGATTTTGCGGCACTTCAAGGTGGGCAAAATCATCCGCCTGGAAGGCCCGCAACGGCACTTTTCCAAGTTGGGCACGCCGACCATGGGCGGCGTGATGATCGTGCTGCCGGTCACTTTCATCATCCTGCTGCTGAACGCGGGCTGGATTTTGGGCGCGACCTATTCGGGGCGCTCGGTGCTGCTGCCGCTGGCGGTGCTGTTGGGGTTTGCCGCCATTGGGGCGGTGGACGATTGGGCCGGGCTGCGCGGCCGCAAAGGTGAAGGGCTGCGGGCGCGCACCAAATTTGGTTTGCAAACCCTGCTGGCGCTGGGCGCGGCTTTTGGTTTGCAGCATTACCTTCAGGTGCCCGAGTTGCTGATTCCTGGCGTTTTGCACCCCCTCACGCTGGGGTGGCTTTACATTCCACTGGCGACTTTCGTGATTGTGGCTTCCAGCAACGCCATCAACCTCACCGATGGCCTCGACGGCCTGGCCGGGCTGATTGCGGCCACTGCCTTTGCGGCTTACGGCGGCATTGCGCTCATGCAGGGCCAAATTTATCTGGCGCGCTTTGCCTTTACGCTGGTAGGCAGCATTTTCGGCTTCCTGTGGTTCAACGTTCACCCCGCGCAGCTCTTCATGGGCGATACCGGTTCGCTTTCCCTCGGCGCGGCCCTGGGCGTGGTGGCGTTGATGACCGGCCAGTGGCTGTTGCTGCCCCTGATTGCCATCGTGCCGGTGGCCGAGGCGCTCAGCGTGATTTTGCAGGTGGGTTATTTCAAACTCACCGGCGGGCGGCGATTGTTCAAGATGTCGCCCTTGCACCACCATTTTGAACTGCTGGGCTGGAGTGAGACCCAGGTAGTGCAGCGTTTCTGGCTGATCAGTTTGCTGGCTGCCATGATTGGCGTGGCGATTGCGGTGGGCTATGGCAAATAA
- the murB gene encoding UDP-N-acetylmuramate dehydrogenase: MAETMTDTALYDRLQQLFGDRVQRDAPLAPYTSARVGGPADVLITVRSARELALVVRRLWAWEAPFWVLGGGSNVLVADEGVRGVVVLNRARKLAFTPEAEPPTVWAESGANFGGLARRAAALGLAGLEWAAGIPGTVGGAVVGNAGAHGGEVAATLEMAEILHREKGRAFYPPAALEFDYRHSVLKAAGSDAVVLSATFRLRRELPEAIQDRMQTYKAHRERTQPPGASMGSMFKNPPGDYAGRLIDAAGLKGTTVGDAEISTLHANFFVNKGNAKAQEIWALMYLARTTVARKFGVWLEPEIRLVGAWPQEALAALYEPQELPPDEPLPRFSEEGAA, translated from the coding sequence ATGGCAGAAACGATGACCGATACCGCTTTGTACGACCGCTTGCAGCAACTTTTCGGCGACCGTGTGCAGCGGGACGCACCCCTGGCCCCCTACACCTCGGCGCGCGTCGGCGGCCCGGCCGATGTGCTCATCACGGTGCGCAGCGCGCGGGAACTGGCGTTGGTGGTGCGGCGGCTGTGGGCCTGGGAAGCCCCTTTCTGGGTGCTGGGCGGCGGTTCCAATGTGCTCGTGGCCGACGAAGGCGTGCGCGGCGTGGTGGTGCTCAACCGGGCCCGCAAGTTGGCTTTCACCCCAGAGGCCGAGCCGCCGACCGTTTGGGCGGAATCGGGCGCGAATTTTGGCGGCCTGGCACGGCGAGCGGCGGCTTTGGGGTTGGCCGGGCTGGAGTGGGCCGCGGGCATTCCGGGCACGGTGGGCGGCGCGGTGGTGGGCAATGCCGGCGCACACGGCGGTGAAGTGGCCGCCACGCTGGAAATGGCTGAAATCTTGCATCGGGAAAAAGGGCGCGCCTTTTACCCGCCCGCCGCTTTGGAGTTTGACTACCGCCATAGCGTGCTCAAGGCCGCAGGCAGCGACGCGGTGGTGCTGAGCGCCACCTTCCGCCTGCGTCGCGAGTTGCCGGAAGCCATTCAGGACCGCATGCAGACTTACAAAGCCCATCGGGAGCGCACCCAGCCCCCTGGCGCGAGCATGGGCTCGATGTTCAAGAACCCGCCGGGCGATTACGCCGGCCGGCTGATCGACGCGGCGGGCCTCAAAGGCACGACCGTAGGTGATGCGGAAATCAGTACCCTGCATGCCAATTTCTTCGTCAACAAGGGCAACGCCAAAGCCCAGGAAATTTGGGCGCTGATGTATCTGGCCCGCACGACCGTGGCGCGCAAGTTTGGCGTTTGGTTGGAGCCGGAGATTCGACTGGTGGGTGCCTGGCCGCAGGAGGCCCTCGCGGCGCTCTACGAGCCGCAAGAACTGCCCCCCGACGAACCTCTGCCCCGCTTTTCCGAGGAAGGTGCCGCATGA
- a CDS encoding UDP-N-acetylmuramoyl-tripeptide--D-alanyl-D-alanine ligase has translation MLTLADVVEALTGVRPPGGQEVVTETVVDSRQAIPGAMFVALPGEKRDGHEFVADAFGRGATLALVSRPVAGCALLDVRGGFPEKAWRGFRTPGCLQVEDTLLALQTVARFWRRKMAHVRVVGITGSVGKSTTKELTAQVLSRRYRTLKNIGNFNNEIGLPLTLLRLTEGYERAVLEMGFYVPGDIALLCDIAQPQIGVVTNIGLVHAERAGSQETIARGKAELVEALPPAPDGVAVLNYDDPLVRAMAEKTQARVFFYGLSRQADLWADEIEGLGLDGIRLRLHYRGETLTVKVPLLGRHSAHTVLRAAAVGLLEGLTWGDIVSGLRMGHTQLRLVAVRSENGALLLDDTYNASPQSTLAALNLLADLPGRRVAVLGDMLELGPYEQESHRKVGLRAAEVVSLLVTVGQRAHIIARAAREAGLPPSRVLETETAEEAIALLRKVLRPDDVVLVKGSRGVQMDRIVGALEAAE, from the coding sequence ATGCTGACCTTAGCCGATGTCGTCGAAGCCCTGACGGGCGTGCGTCCCCCCGGCGGGCAGGAAGTCGTCACCGAAACGGTGGTGGATTCCCGCCAGGCCATTCCGGGGGCGATGTTCGTCGCTTTGCCCGGTGAGAAGCGCGATGGGCATGAGTTCGTCGCCGATGCCTTTGGCCGCGGCGCGACGCTGGCTCTGGTTTCTCGCCCGGTGGCGGGCTGCGCCTTGCTGGATGTGCGCGGCGGCTTCCCTGAAAAGGCGTGGCGGGGCTTCCGCACGCCGGGCTGCCTGCAGGTGGAAGACACCCTGCTGGCTTTGCAAACGGTGGCGCGTTTTTGGCGACGCAAGATGGCGCATGTGCGCGTGGTGGGCATTACCGGCAGCGTGGGCAAGTCGACCACCAAGGAACTCACCGCCCAGGTGCTCAGCCGCCGCTATCGCACCTTGAAAAATATCGGCAACTTCAACAACGAAATTGGCCTGCCGCTCACTTTGCTGCGGCTTACCGAGGGGTACGAGCGGGCAGTGCTGGAAATGGGCTTTTATGTGCCCGGCGACATTGCCTTGTTGTGTGACATCGCCCAGCCGCAAATCGGTGTGGTGACGAACATCGGCCTGGTGCACGCCGAGCGGGCCGGTTCGCAGGAAACCATTGCTCGGGGCAAGGCCGAACTGGTGGAAGCCCTGCCGCCTGCGCCCGACGGCGTGGCTGTACTCAATTACGACGACCCGCTAGTGCGGGCGATGGCCGAGAAAACGCAGGCGCGGGTGTTCTTTTATGGGCTTTCCCGCCAGGCCGATTTGTGGGCCGATGAGATTGAGGGCCTGGGGCTGGATGGCATCCGCCTGCGGTTGCATTACCGGGGTGAGACACTCACCGTCAAGGTGCCGCTCTTAGGGCGGCATTCGGCCCACACGGTGTTGCGTGCGGCCGCGGTGGGGCTGCTGGAAGGTCTGACCTGGGGCGACATTGTGTCTGGCCTGCGGATGGGGCATACCCAGTTGCGGCTGGTGGCGGTGCGCTCTGAGAATGGCGCGCTGCTGCTCGATGACACTTACAACGCCTCGCCGCAATCGACGCTGGCGGCGCTCAACCTGCTGGCCGATTTGCCCGGCCGCCGGGTGGCTGTGCTGGGCGACATGCTGGAACTTGGCCCCTACGAGCAGGAAAGCCACCGCAAAGTAGGGCTGCGGGCGGCTGAGGTGGTTTCGCTGCTGGTCACGGTGGGCCAGCGCGCCCACATCATCGCCCGGGCTGCGCGGGAAGCCGGTTTGCCGCCTTCCCGCGTGCTGGAAACCGAGACCGCCGAAGAGGCTATTGCGCTCTTGCGGAAGGTGCTGCGCCCCGACGACGTGGTGCTGGTCAAAGGCTCGCGTGGGGTGCAGATGGACCGCATTGTGGGGGCGCTGGAGGCGGCAGAATGA
- the murC gene encoding UDP-N-acetylmuramate--L-alanine ligase produces the protein MNQSQGGRVHFVGIGGTGLSAIARVLAERGWEVSGSDRQASPRTAMLCALGVAVTIGHAPEAARGAEVVVRSSAVPDDDADVRAARQAGVPVLKRREFLPRLTAGYRVLAVAGSHGKTTTTAMLAWVLTALGHDPTFIIGSEARNLETNAHAGRGDFFVIEADEYDHMFLGLTPYAAIVTNIEHDHPDMFPTAEDFYEAFRRFARQVREDGFLLACADHAGSRRLAADHEGTALTYGLQSDDADYQAVDVRLNARGGYDFAFLPTAGAPVPVSLAVPGRHNVANALAVLAVVHRLGLDVPAAVKALAGFRSTGRRFEVVGEAGGVVFVDDYAHHPTEIRATLAAARERFPGHAVWAVWQPHTYSRTLTLLPQFAGAFDDADAVVVTDVFAAREAPPEGFDPREVAAALQHPQVHFAATLEAAAEVLLAQVQPPAVVVVLSAGDAPAVTRWALEGWQKR, from the coding sequence ATGAACCAGAGCCAAGGTGGACGGGTACATTTCGTGGGTATTGGCGGCACAGGCCTTTCGGCCATTGCCCGGGTGCTGGCCGAGCGGGGCTGGGAAGTCAGCGGCTCTGACCGGCAGGCTTCGCCGCGCACCGCGATGCTGTGCGCGCTGGGGGTGGCTGTGACCATCGGCCATGCGCCGGAGGCTGCCCGCGGCGCTGAGGTGGTGGTGCGTTCCTCGGCGGTGCCCGACGACGACGCCGACGTCCGCGCGGCCCGGCAGGCCGGGGTGCCGGTGCTCAAGCGGCGCGAGTTTTTGCCACGCCTCACCGCGGGGTATCGCGTGCTGGCCGTGGCGGGTTCCCACGGCAAGACCACCACCACGGCCATGCTGGCGTGGGTGCTCACGGCTTTGGGGCACGACCCCACTTTCATCATCGGCTCGGAAGCCCGCAACCTGGAAACCAATGCCCATGCGGGTCGCGGCGATTTCTTCGTCATCGAAGCCGACGAATACGACCACATGTTTCTCGGCCTGACGCCTTACGCGGCCATTGTGACCAACATTGAACACGATCACCCCGATATGTTCCCCACGGCCGAGGATTTTTACGAAGCGTTTCGCCGTTTTGCCCGCCAGGTGCGGGAAGACGGCTTCCTGCTGGCCTGCGCCGACCATGCAGGCAGCCGCCGCCTGGCTGCCGACCACGAAGGCACGGCGTTGACTTATGGCTTGCAAAGCGACGATGCCGATTATCAGGCGGTGGATGTGCGCCTGAACGCGCGCGGTGGTTACGATTTTGCCTTCCTGCCGACTGCCGGCGCGCCGGTGCCGGTTTCCCTCGCTGTGCCGGGGCGGCACAATGTCGCCAATGCGCTGGCGGTGCTGGCTGTGGTGCACCGTTTGGGTTTGGATGTCCCCGCTGCTGTGAAAGCGCTGGCCGGGTTTCGCAGCACGGGCCGGCGCTTTGAGGTGGTTGGTGAGGCGGGTGGGGTGGTTTTCGTGGACGATTATGCCCACCACCCCACCGAAATTCGGGCGACCTTAGCCGCGGCGCGAGAGCGTTTCCCCGGCCATGCGGTTTGGGCTGTGTGGCAGCCGCACACTTACAGCCGCACGCTCACTTTGTTGCCCCAGTTTGCCGGGGCCTTTGACGACGCCGATGCGGTGGTGGTGACCGATGTGTTCGCGGCCCGGGAGGCCCCGCCGGAGGGCTTCGACCCCCGCGAGGTGGCAGCGGCTTTGCAGCATCCGCAGGTGCATTTTGCCGCCACGTTAGAGGCCGCGGCCGAGGTTTTGCTGGCGCAAGTTCAGCCTCCGGCGGTAGTGGTGGTGCTTTCCGCTGGCGATGCCCCCGCAGTGACCCGCTGGGCGCTGGAAGGATGGCAGAAACGATGA
- the rsmH gene encoding 16S rRNA (cytosine(1402)-N(4))-methyltransferase RsmH, whose amino-acid sequence MPWPHQPVLYQEVLEALRPRAGGRYVDGTLGAGGHAFGILEASSPDGVLLGLDVDPAALALAAERLALFGERALLRRGSYADLAAHLQAVGWEGVDGILLDLGVSSMQVDVAERGFSFRHDAPLDMRFDPSQPLTAADLVNTLDEAALADILWRYGEERRSRQVARAIVRHRPIRTTGELAEVVAGATRSGKRGMHPATRTFQALRIAVNRELDNLERVLPQAVAALNPGGRLAVIAFHSLEDRMVKHFLRAESGYCVCPPEMPHCDCDRPARVQLLKPFPMRPTAEEMARNPRARSARLRVAEKLA is encoded by the coding sequence GTGCCCTGGCCGCACCAGCCGGTACTTTACCAGGAAGTTTTAGAAGCCCTTCGCCCGCGTGCAGGCGGCCGCTATGTGGATGGCACGCTTGGTGCTGGCGGCCATGCTTTTGGCATTCTGGAAGCCAGCAGCCCCGATGGTGTGTTGCTGGGGCTGGATGTGGACCCCGCGGCCCTGGCACTTGCCGCGGAGCGCCTGGCGCTTTTCGGTGAGCGAGCCCTTTTGCGGCGTGGCTCTTATGCCGACCTGGCCGCACACCTTCAGGCTGTGGGGTGGGAAGGCGTGGATGGCATTCTCCTCGACCTGGGCGTTTCGTCCATGCAGGTGGATGTGGCCGAGCGGGGCTTTTCCTTCCGCCACGATGCCCCGCTCGACATGCGTTTCGACCCTTCCCAGCCGTTGACGGCGGCCGATTTGGTCAACACGCTGGACGAGGCTGCCCTGGCCGATATCCTCTGGCGCTATGGCGAAGAGCGCCGGTCCCGGCAGGTGGCGCGGGCCATTGTGCGCCATCGTCCCATCCGCACGACGGGCGAACTGGCCGAGGTGGTGGCTGGGGCCACTCGCTCGGGCAAGCGAGGCATGCACCCCGCGACGCGCACTTTCCAGGCGCTGCGCATTGCTGTCAATCGGGAACTGGACAACCTCGAGCGGGTGCTTCCCCAGGCTGTGGCAGCGCTGAACCCCGGCGGGCGGCTGGCGGTGATTGCTTTCCATTCGCTGGAAGACCGCATGGTCAAGCACTTTCTGCGGGCAGAGAGTGGCTATTGCGTGTGCCCGCCCGAGATGCCGCATTGCGATTGCGACCGCCCGGCGCGGGTGCAGTTGTTGAAGCCGTTCCCCATGCGCCCCACCGCCGAGGAAATGGCCCGTAACCCCCGTGCCCGCAGCGCCCGGTTGCGTGTGGCCGAGAAGTTGGCATAG
- a CDS encoding penicillin-binding protein 2 yields the protein MSAPTVPVPPDAPRHEVALWRYAIAAGGVLALGLVVVARLIMLQTGTERNWLAREVREGYAERVPLPRGLIYDRNGHLLAGDRPAYEVDVPLGKVPAEALPQIAHDLADVLNLDEGALLQALVNNKNKNVKAVLVSNRVSEQQKELLEERASKWKVPGPDGKPVPLRGALTFVRRLVRYYPEGDLAANVLGFVAIGSGDGYGGVEQYYNQLLKGGVALVHYPYAPWHQDKKQQQSAPQPVALYLTLDRPLQRAAEEEAWRAVQHTKADSATIIVADPYSGALLAIGQYPRPNLNDYRAIQEHLKKWDALDFAVERSYEPGSVFKIVTMASAVDAGKVTPQTVFHDVGTFQVPGRTVWNWNRGAWGDQSMVGCLQHSLNTCLAWVAVDRLKKQPFYDYLQAFGFGRPTGVDLGGELPGYYRTPGTKYWSHSDWASQAFGQAIDVTPMQMIAAASAIANGGYLVTPHVLRYEVVNGRAYPYHPDPPPQVISAEASRTMRQMLTQSLKGESSAALVEGYSVAGKTGTAEISIQGEGYITRATNASFVGWFPADKPQYVIYVWLERPKTSIWASVVAAPVFANMVQRVAAIERVPPDRVRKQLSAAEAQQP from the coding sequence ATGAGTGCCCCCACTGTGCCCGTTCCCCCCGATGCACCTCGCCATGAGGTGGCGTTGTGGCGCTATGCCATAGCCGCGGGCGGTGTGTTGGCCCTGGGGCTGGTGGTGGTGGCGCGCTTGATTATGCTGCAGACGGGCACCGAGCGCAACTGGCTGGCGCGCGAGGTGCGTGAAGGCTACGCGGAGAGGGTGCCGCTGCCGCGAGGGTTGATTTACGACCGCAACGGCCATTTGCTGGCTGGTGACCGCCCGGCTTATGAAGTGGATGTTCCTTTGGGTAAGGTGCCGGCCGAGGCGCTGCCCCAAATTGCCCACGACCTCGCCGACGTCTTGAACCTGGATGAGGGCGCACTGCTGCAGGCGCTGGTGAACAACAAGAACAAGAATGTGAAGGCGGTGCTGGTTTCCAACCGGGTGAGCGAGCAGCAAAAGGAGTTGCTGGAAGAGCGCGCCAGCAAGTGGAAGGTGCCGGGGCCGGATGGCAAGCCGGTGCCGTTGCGAGGGGCACTCACTTTTGTGCGGCGTCTGGTGCGTTATTACCCCGAAGGCGACTTGGCGGCCAATGTGTTGGGCTTCGTAGCCATCGGGTCGGGCGATGGCTATGGCGGTGTGGAACAGTATTACAACCAGTTGCTCAAGGGCGGCGTGGCCTTGGTGCATTATCCCTACGCCCCCTGGCATCAGGACAAGAAGCAGCAGCAGTCCGCACCCCAGCCGGTGGCGCTTTACCTTACCCTGGACCGCCCCTTGCAGCGGGCTGCCGAGGAAGAGGCCTGGCGGGCGGTGCAACACACCAAGGCCGATAGCGCCACCATTATCGTGGCCGACCCTTACAGCGGCGCTTTGCTGGCCATTGGGCAGTACCCGCGCCCCAATTTGAACGATTATCGCGCCATTCAAGAGCACTTGAAGAAATGGGACGCACTGGATTTTGCCGTGGAGCGCTCGTATGAGCCGGGCTCGGTGTTCAAAATCGTGACGATGGCTTCGGCTGTCGACGCTGGGAAGGTCACGCCCCAAACAGTGTTCCACGATGTGGGCACGTTTCAGGTGCCCGGCCGCACGGTGTGGAACTGGAACCGCGGAGCATGGGGCGACCAGTCCATGGTGGGCTGTTTGCAGCATTCCCTCAACACTTGCCTGGCATGGGTGGCCGTTGATCGGCTGAAGAAGCAGCCTTTTTACGATTACTTGCAGGCTTTTGGCTTTGGCCGCCCCACCGGCGTTGATTTGGGCGGTGAATTGCCTGGCTATTATCGCACCCCGGGGACCAAATATTGGTCGCATTCGGACTGGGCTTCTCAGGCTTTCGGCCAGGCCATTGACGTCACCCCTATGCAAATGATTGCTGCGGCTTCGGCCATTGCCAACGGCGGTTACCTGGTGACGCCCCATGTTTTGCGATATGAGGTGGTCAACGGCCGGGCTTATCCTTACCATCCCGACCCGCCGCCGCAGGTCATTTCGGCCGAGGCTTCCCGCACCATGCGCCAGATGCTGACCCAATCATTGAAGGGCGAATCTTCGGCGGCGCTGGTGGAGGGTTACAGCGTGGCCGGCAAGACCGGCACGGCAGAGATTTCCATCCAGGGCGAAGGTTACATTACCCGGGCGACCAATGCCTCTTTTGTGGGATGGTTCCCTGCCGACAAACCGCAGTATGTGATTTACGTCTGGCTGGAGCGGCCCAAGACCAGTATTTGGGCTTCTGTGGTGGCGGCTCCGGTCTTCGCCAACATGGTGCAGCGTGTGGCTGCTATCGAGCGGGTGCCGCCTGACCGTGTCCGCAAGCAACTCAGCGCCGCCGAGGCGCAACAACCCTGA